A genome region from Ralstonia solanacearum K60 includes the following:
- a CDS encoding adenylosuccinate synthase, which yields MSAPAVSQGRNVVVIGTQWGDEGKGKIVDWLTDHAQGVVRFQGGHNAGHTLIIGGKKTILRLIPSGIMRDGVACYIGNGVVLSPEALFKEIDELESAGVEVKSRLRISEATTLILPYHVAIDKAREIKRGAAKIGTTGRGIGPAYEDKVARRALRVQDLFDPAYFAERLRENLDFHNFVLTQYLNHPALDFQQTLEEMLPYGERLAPMVTDVSAELFAANAAGKNLMFEGAQGTLLDIDHGTYPFVTSSNCVAGNAAAGAGVGPGQLHYILGITKAYCTRVGSGPFPSELYDADNPARQDPTGVRLANVGKEFGSVTGRPRRTGWLDAAALRRAIQINGVSGLCMTKLDVLDGLETIKLCVGYTLDGKSIDILPRGSDAVARCQPVYEEFPGWNTSTFGLKEWDALPETARVYLKRVEEVAGIPIAMISTGPDRDETILLRHPYKD from the coding sequence ATGTCCGCACCAGCAGTTAGCCAGGGACGCAACGTCGTCGTCATCGGCACCCAATGGGGTGACGAGGGTAAAGGGAAAATCGTCGATTGGCTGACCGATCACGCACAAGGCGTGGTTCGCTTCCAGGGCGGACACAACGCTGGGCATACCCTGATCATTGGCGGCAAGAAGACCATTCTGCGGCTGATCCCATCGGGCATCATGCGCGACGGCGTGGCGTGCTACATCGGCAACGGTGTGGTGCTGTCGCCCGAGGCGCTGTTCAAGGAAATCGACGAGCTGGAGTCGGCCGGTGTGGAGGTCAAGAGCCGCCTGCGCATTTCCGAGGCGACCACGCTGATCCTGCCGTACCACGTCGCCATCGACAAGGCGCGCGAGATCAAGCGCGGCGCCGCCAAGATCGGCACCACCGGCCGCGGCATCGGCCCGGCATACGAAGACAAGGTGGCTCGCCGCGCGCTGCGCGTGCAGGACCTGTTCGATCCGGCCTACTTTGCCGAGCGCCTGCGCGAGAACCTCGATTTCCACAACTTCGTGCTGACGCAGTATCTGAACCATCCGGCGCTGGACTTCCAGCAGACGCTGGAGGAGATGCTGCCGTACGGCGAGCGCCTCGCGCCGATGGTCACTGACGTGTCGGCCGAGCTGTTCGCCGCCAATGCCGCCGGCAAGAACCTGATGTTCGAAGGTGCACAGGGCACGCTGCTGGATATCGACCACGGCACCTATCCGTTTGTCACCTCCAGCAACTGCGTGGCCGGCAACGCGGCCGCCGGCGCGGGCGTGGGTCCGGGCCAACTGCACTACATCCTGGGGATCACCAAGGCCTACTGCACGCGCGTGGGCTCCGGTCCGTTCCCGAGCGAGCTGTACGATGCGGACAATCCCGCGCGCCAGGATCCGACCGGCGTGCGCCTGGCCAATGTGGGCAAGGAATTCGGTTCGGTCACGGGCCGTCCGCGCCGGACCGGTTGGCTGGATGCCGCCGCGTTGCGCCGCGCGATCCAGATCAACGGCGTGTCGGGCCTGTGCATGACCAAGCTGGACGTGCTTGATGGCCTGGAGACGATCAAGCTGTGCGTCGGCTACACGCTGGACGGCAAGTCGATCGACATCCTGCCGCGCGGTTCGGATGCCGTGGCGCGCTGCCAGCCGGTGTACGAGGAATTCCCGGGCTGGAACACATCGACCTTCGGCCTGAAGGAGTGGGATGCGCTGCCGGAAACCGCGCGGGTCTACCTGAAGCGGGTGGAAGAAGTGGCCGGGATCCCGATCGCCATGATCTCGACCGGCCCGGATCGCGACGAGACCATCCTGCTGCGTCATCCGTACAAGGACTGA
- the hfq gene encoding RNA chaperone Hfq, with amino-acid sequence MSNKGQLLQDPFLNALRKEHVPVSIYLVNGIKLQGNIESFDQYVVLLRNTVTQMVYKHAISTVVPARAVNFRVDEASDA; translated from the coding sequence ATGAGCAACAAAGGGCAATTGCTACAAGACCCGTTTCTGAATGCGCTGCGTAAGGAGCATGTGCCGGTGTCGATCTATCTCGTCAACGGTATCAAGCTGCAAGGCAATATCGAGTCGTTCGACCAATACGTCGTTCTGCTGCGCAATACCGTCACGCAGATGGTGTACAAGCATGCGATTTCCACCGTGGTGCCGGCCCGTGCCGTGAATTTCCGCGTGGATGAGGCCTCCGACGCCTGA
- the rnr gene encoding ribonuclease R, giving the protein MNQPTYPIPSREEILGVLRTSGSPLSAADIAKALSVTRKEHDGFIKRLTAMERDGQLELNRKGRYELAHQPNFIEGRVVGHRDGYGFFIRDDGEPDIFLPEREMQKAMHGDRALVRVIGYDRRGRSEGQIVEILERANRYVIGRLLSESGTLVVAPEDKRLGRDILIAPKGQGKAKVGQVVSVEILEYPDRYVQPIGRVVEVLGEIDDPGMEIEIAVRKYGVPHAFSDAALGESEALPDEVRESDLAGRIDLRDVPLVTIDGEDARDFDDAVYCEPVKIGRSKGWRLIVAIADVSHYVQPGKPLDVDAIDRATSVYFPRRVIPMLPEKLSNGLCSLNPEVDRLCMVCDAVITAKGQIKAYQFYPAVMHSAARLTYNEVWSILSNVKGPEAAKRAPLVPHLQDLYELFQVLLKARRERGAIDFDTTETYIVCNAQGKIEQILPRTRNDAHRLIEECMLTANVCAAEMLERYKHPALYRVHAGPTEEKLQALRAFLKTSGLTLGGGDKPQAADYAELMEKIVARPDAPMLQTMLLRSMQQAVYSPDNVGHFGLSYEAYAHFTSPIRRYPDLLVHRSIKAILQHSRYVPALASGVQLNSALSPKARRMQAEADKGTPAAVASKAKVEAIWHELGVHCSANERRADEASRDVEAWLKCYFMRDKLGNEFSGTVSAVTSFGIFVQLDELYVEGLVHVTELGSDYFQFDEARNELRGERTGIRYRLTDRVRVQLLRVDLDARKMDFRLIQEPSVKALRPAKVAGAPAEAGARQPAVATPAPSVGRKKPRQLAALLGGTAKPEESFDETLDRVFEEQPVFEPGSRALPPGHAHARPSRKKPAARTTKPKTGGKTVTRKAAGKSVRSRKGR; this is encoded by the coding sequence TTGAATCAACCGACTTATCCGATCCCGAGCCGCGAGGAAATCCTCGGTGTGCTGCGCACTTCGGGGTCTCCGCTGTCTGCCGCCGACATCGCAAAGGCGCTGTCTGTCACGCGCAAGGAGCATGACGGCTTCATCAAACGGCTGACCGCCATGGAGCGGGACGGCCAGCTCGAACTCAACCGCAAGGGGCGCTACGAACTGGCGCACCAGCCCAACTTTATCGAAGGCCGCGTGGTCGGCCACCGGGACGGCTACGGCTTCTTCATCCGCGACGATGGCGAACCCGACATCTTCCTGCCCGAGCGCGAGATGCAGAAGGCCATGCATGGCGACCGGGCACTGGTGCGCGTGATCGGCTATGACCGCCGCGGGCGTTCGGAAGGGCAGATCGTCGAGATCCTGGAGCGCGCCAACCGCTATGTGATCGGCCGGCTGCTGTCGGAGAGCGGCACGCTGGTGGTGGCACCCGAGGACAAGCGCCTGGGCCGCGATATCCTGATCGCCCCCAAGGGGCAAGGCAAGGCCAAGGTCGGTCAGGTGGTGAGCGTGGAGATCCTGGAGTACCCGGACCGCTACGTGCAGCCGATCGGCCGCGTGGTCGAGGTGCTGGGCGAGATCGATGACCCCGGCATGGAGATCGAGATCGCGGTGCGCAAGTACGGCGTGCCGCATGCGTTTTCCGACGCCGCGCTGGGCGAGTCGGAGGCGCTGCCCGATGAGGTGCGCGAATCCGACCTGGCCGGCCGGATCGACCTGCGCGATGTTCCGCTGGTCACCATCGACGGCGAGGATGCGCGCGACTTCGACGACGCGGTCTATTGCGAGCCGGTCAAGATCGGCCGCAGCAAGGGTTGGCGCCTGATCGTGGCGATCGCCGACGTGTCGCACTATGTGCAGCCGGGCAAGCCGCTCGACGTGGACGCGATCGACCGCGCGACCTCGGTCTACTTCCCGCGGCGCGTGATCCCGATGCTGCCGGAGAAGCTGTCCAACGGCCTGTGCTCGCTGAATCCGGAGGTGGACCGCCTGTGCATGGTCTGCGACGCGGTGATCACGGCCAAGGGGCAGATCAAGGCGTATCAGTTCTATCCGGCCGTGATGCACTCGGCGGCGCGCCTGACCTACAACGAGGTCTGGTCGATCCTGTCCAACGTGAAGGGGCCGGAGGCGGCCAAGCGGGCGCCGCTGGTGCCGCATCTGCAGGATCTGTACGAGCTGTTCCAGGTTCTGCTGAAGGCGCGCCGCGAGCGGGGCGCCATCGACTTCGACACCACCGAGACCTATATCGTCTGCAATGCGCAGGGCAAGATCGAACAGATCCTGCCGCGCACCCGCAACGACGCGCACCGGCTGATCGAGGAGTGCATGCTGACCGCTAACGTCTGCGCGGCGGAGATGCTGGAGCGCTACAAGCATCCGGCGCTGTATCGCGTGCATGCCGGCCCGACCGAAGAGAAGCTGCAGGCGCTGCGCGCGTTCCTCAAGACCAGCGGTCTGACGCTGGGCGGCGGCGACAAGCCCCAGGCGGCCGACTACGCCGAGCTGATGGAAAAGATCGTCGCGCGCCCCGATGCGCCGATGCTGCAGACCATGCTGCTGCGCTCGATGCAGCAGGCGGTCTACAGCCCCGACAACGTTGGCCACTTCGGCTTGTCGTACGAAGCCTACGCGCATTTCACCAGCCCGATCCGCCGCTATCCGGACCTGCTGGTGCACCGCTCCATCAAGGCCATCCTGCAGCATTCGCGCTATGTGCCGGCGCTGGCGTCGGGCGTGCAGCTCAACAGCGCATTGTCGCCCAAGGCGCGCCGCATGCAGGCCGAAGCCGACAAGGGCACCCCGGCCGCCGTTGCCAGCAAGGCCAAGGTCGAGGCGATCTGGCACGAGCTGGGTGTGCACTGCTCGGCCAACGAGCGCCGCGCCGACGAGGCCTCGCGTGACGTGGAGGCCTGGCTCAAGTGCTACTTCATGCGTGACAAGCTGGGCAACGAGTTCTCCGGTACCGTCAGCGCGGTCACTTCGTTCGGTATCTTCGTGCAGCTCGACGAGTTGTACGTGGAGGGCCTGGTGCATGTGACCGAGCTGGGCAGCGACTACTTCCAGTTCGACGAGGCCCGCAATGAACTGCGCGGCGAGCGCACCGGCATCCGTTATCGCCTGACCGATCGTGTGCGCGTGCAGTTGCTGCGCGTCGATCTGGATGCGCGCAAGATGGATTTCCGGCTGATCCAGGAGCCGTCGGTCAAGGCGCTGCGCCCGGCCAAGGTGGCCGGTGCGCCGGCGGAAGCGGGCGCGCGCCAGCCGGCCGTCGCCACGCCTGCGCCGTCGGTCGGACGCAAGAAGCCGCGTCAGCTGGCGGCCTTGCTGGGCGGCACGGCCAAGCCGGAGGAATCGTTCGACGAGACGCTGGACCGCGTGTTCGAAGAGCAGCCGGTGTTCGAGCCGGGGTCGCGCGCCTTGCCGCCGGGTCATGCGCATGCCAGGCCGTCGCGCAAGAAACCGGCCGCGCGCACGACCAAGCCCAAGACGGGCGGCAAGACCGTGACGCGCAAGGCGGCGGGCAAGTCCGTGCGGTCGCGCAAGGGGCGGTGA
- a CDS encoding DUF2065 domain-containing protein gives MEDSFPTVLLAACALVLVVEGILPFVAPQAWRRAFQALTELPDEKLRVIGLVSMALGLILLRLLHR, from the coding sequence ATGGAAGATTCATTCCCTACCGTTCTGCTGGCTGCGTGTGCACTGGTGCTCGTGGTCGAGGGCATCCTGCCGTTCGTCGCGCCGCAGGCCTGGCGGCGTGCTTTCCAAGCCTTGACCGAGCTGCCCGACGAGAAACTGCGCGTGATCGGCCTGGTGTCGATGGCCTTGGGGTTGATCTTGCTGCGCTTGCTGCACCGCTGA
- the hflX gene encoding GTPase HflX → MPSHPTSSTEPTRAILVAVDFGKHDFQESLSELALLASTAGSEPVRAVTGRRSRPDAALFIGAGKAEEVKIAADEEDAEIVIFNHALSPAQQRNLERFFGRHVVDRTGLILDIFSQRAQSHVGKVQVELARVRYQASRLVRAWSHLERQKGGIGMRGGPGERQLELDRRMLDERAKRLSAELDRLQRQHDTQRRSRSRNDAFSVSLVGYTNAGKSTLFNALTKARTYAANQLFATLDTTSRRLYLDGLGNVVLSDTVGFIRDLPTQLVAAFRATLEETVHADVLLHVVDAASAVKHEQMEQVDRVLAEIDASGIPQILVMNKIDAAEELRTQGPRIERDEAGAVRRVFVSALEGAGLELLRGALVETAIRLRERPPPRDGEFDPRFDTRRETSPAQRDELSQTPPASALPAERSGRD, encoded by the coding sequence TTGCCATCCCATCCCACCTCCAGCACGGAGCCGACGCGTGCCATTCTGGTCGCTGTCGATTTCGGCAAACACGATTTCCAGGAAAGTCTGAGCGAACTGGCGCTGCTGGCCTCGACCGCCGGCTCGGAGCCGGTGCGCGCCGTGACAGGCCGCCGTTCCCGGCCGGACGCCGCGCTGTTCATCGGCGCCGGCAAGGCAGAGGAAGTGAAGATCGCTGCGGATGAGGAGGACGCCGAGATCGTCATCTTCAACCATGCGTTGAGTCCGGCGCAGCAGCGCAACCTGGAGCGTTTCTTCGGCCGCCATGTGGTGGACCGGACCGGCCTGATCCTCGATATCTTCAGCCAGCGCGCACAGAGCCATGTCGGCAAGGTGCAGGTGGAGCTCGCGCGCGTGCGCTATCAAGCGTCGCGCCTGGTGCGCGCATGGAGCCACCTGGAGCGGCAGAAGGGCGGGATCGGCATGCGCGGCGGCCCCGGCGAGCGTCAGCTCGAGCTGGACCGCCGGATGCTGGACGAGCGCGCCAAGCGGCTGTCGGCCGAACTCGACAGGCTGCAGCGCCAGCACGATACGCAACGGCGCTCCCGCAGCCGCAACGATGCGTTTTCCGTGTCGCTGGTCGGCTATACCAACGCCGGCAAGTCGACGCTGTTCAATGCGCTGACCAAGGCGCGGACCTACGCCGCCAACCAGCTGTTCGCCACCCTGGACACGACGTCCCGCCGGCTTTATCTGGACGGGCTGGGCAACGTGGTGCTGTCGGACACCGTCGGTTTCATCCGCGATCTGCCGACCCAGTTGGTGGCTGCCTTCCGTGCCACGCTGGAAGAGACCGTGCATGCCGACGTGCTGCTGCACGTGGTGGATGCCGCGAGCGCGGTCAAGCACGAGCAGATGGAGCAGGTCGACCGGGTGCTGGCCGAGATCGACGCCAGTGGCATCCCGCAGATCCTGGTGATGAACAAGATCGATGCGGCCGAGGAACTGCGCACGCAGGGGCCGCGCATCGAACGCGATGAAGCCGGCGCGGTACGCCGCGTGTTCGTGTCGGCGCTCGAAGGGGCGGGGCTGGAGTTGCTGCGCGGGGCGCTGGTCGAGACCGCGATCCGCCTGCGCGAGCGCCCGCCGCCACGCGACGGCGAATTCGATCCGCGTTTCGATACCCGCCGGGAGACTTCGCCGGCGCAACGTGACGAACTGTCGCAGACTCCGCCCGCAAGTGCGCTTCCCGCCGAGCGCAGCGGACGAGACTGA
- a CDS encoding phosphoribosyltransferase, translating into MNQPINDDAHLWVSWDEYHGLIERLALIVHESGWKFDKILCLARGGLRVGDQLSRIYDLPLAILATSSYREAAGTQQGNLDIAQYITMTRGDLSGRVLLVDDLVDSGVTLEHVGRHLKERYPAVTDVRTAVVWHKACSKIQPDYAVQFLPTNPWIHQPFEEYDTLRPHNLAAWIKRGKGRAPMGGNVQGGGAAG; encoded by the coding sequence ATGAATCAGCCGATCAACGACGACGCCCACCTGTGGGTGTCCTGGGACGAATACCACGGCCTGATCGAGCGCCTGGCGCTGATCGTGCACGAGTCGGGCTGGAAGTTCGACAAGATCCTGTGCCTGGCGCGTGGCGGTCTGCGCGTCGGCGACCAGCTGTCGCGCATCTACGACCTGCCGCTCGCCATCCTGGCCACCAGCAGCTACCGCGAGGCCGCGGGCACGCAGCAGGGCAATCTCGACATTGCCCAGTACATCACCATGACGCGCGGCGATCTGTCCGGCCGCGTGCTGCTGGTCGATGACCTGGTCGACTCGGGCGTCACGCTGGAGCATGTGGGGCGCCACCTGAAGGAGCGCTACCCGGCCGTGACCGATGTACGCACGGCTGTGGTGTGGCATAAGGCCTGCTCGAAGATCCAGCCAGATTACGCCGTGCAGTTCCTGCCGACCAACCCGTGGATCCACCAGCCGTTCGAGGAATACGACACGCTGCGCCCGCACAACCTGGCGGCATGGATCAAGCGCGGCAAGGGGCGGGCGCCGATGGGCGGCAATGTTCAGGGCGGCGGTGCTGCCGGCTGA
- the hflK gene encoding FtsH protease activity modulator HflK — protein MPEISTPSSSLALPAPARGLWRRLRVLLSLNDPRWGRGDDNSAEREDQDDPKRQSKPPQDGPPDLDELWRDFNRRLSNLFGRKEGGNGNGPTPLRPGNGRAGSGLGVGVLLAVLAGLWLASGFFIVQEGQTGVILQFGRFKYLATPGINWRLPYPIESHEIVNLSGVRTLEIGRTTQIKDTNLKDSSMLTQDENIVDVRFSVQYNIADPVEYLFYNRTDQRGDEELVTQAAETSVREIVGRNKMDAVLYEGRDAVGRNLADSIQRILSAYKTGIRILSVNVQSVQPPEQVQAAFDDVTKAGQDRERAISEGQAYANDVVPRAKGTAARLGEEAQGYKARVVARAEGDAARFASVQREYAKAPQVTRDRIYLETMQDIYGNATKVLVDQNGNGNLLYLPLDKLIAQSLAGDTARAQQAPGASPQDSGSAQNVPAPSNPSSMGDADSRSREALRNRDRDRDSR, from the coding sequence ATGCCCGAGATTTCGACCCCGTCATCTTCCCTGGCCTTGCCCGCACCTGCACGAGGCTTGTGGCGCCGCCTACGCGTGCTGCTCTCGCTCAACGATCCCCGCTGGGGACGTGGCGATGACAACAGCGCCGAGCGCGAAGACCAGGACGATCCGAAGCGCCAAAGCAAGCCGCCCCAGGATGGTCCGCCCGACCTGGACGAACTGTGGCGCGACTTCAACCGCCGTCTGAGCAACCTGTTCGGCCGCAAGGAAGGCGGGAATGGCAACGGTCCGACGCCGCTGCGTCCCGGCAACGGCCGCGCGGGTTCCGGCCTGGGTGTCGGTGTGCTGCTGGCGGTGCTGGCTGGCCTGTGGCTGGCCAGCGGCTTCTTCATCGTGCAGGAAGGCCAGACCGGCGTGATCCTGCAGTTCGGCCGCTTCAAGTACCTGGCGACGCCGGGCATCAACTGGCGCCTGCCGTATCCGATCGAATCCCACGAGATCGTCAACCTGTCGGGCGTGCGTACGCTGGAGATCGGCCGCACCACGCAGATCAAGGACACCAACCTGAAGGACTCGTCGATGCTCACGCAGGACGAGAACATCGTCGACGTACGCTTCTCGGTCCAGTACAACATCGCCGATCCGGTCGAGTACCTGTTCTACAACCGCACCGACCAGCGCGGCGACGAAGAGCTCGTGACGCAGGCGGCGGAGACGTCGGTGCGCGAGATCGTCGGCCGCAACAAGATGGACGCCGTGCTGTACGAAGGGCGCGACGCGGTCGGCCGCAACCTGGCGGATTCGATCCAGCGCATCCTGTCGGCGTACAAGACCGGCATCCGCATCCTGAGCGTCAACGTGCAGAGCGTGCAGCCGCCCGAGCAGGTGCAGGCGGCGTTCGATGATGTGACCAAGGCCGGCCAGGATCGCGAGCGCGCGATCTCCGAAGGGCAGGCCTATGCCAACGACGTGGTGCCGCGTGCCAAGGGTACGGCCGCGCGCCTGGGGGAGGAGGCTCAGGGTTACAAGGCCCGCGTGGTCGCCCGCGCGGAAGGCGATGCCGCCCGCTTCGCGTCAGTGCAGCGCGAATACGCGAAGGCGCCGCAGGTCACGCGTGACCGCATTTACCTGGAAACGATGCAGGACATCTACGGCAACGCGACCAAGGTGCTGGTCGACCAGAACGGCAACGGCAACCTGCTATACCTGCCGCTCGACAAGCTGATCGCCCAGTCGCTGGCCGGCGACACGGCACGCGCGCAGCAGGCGCCCGGTGCGTCGCCGCAGGACAGCGGGTCGGCGCAGAACGTGCCGGCGCCCTCCAATCCGTCGTCGATGGGCGATGCCGACTCGCGTTCTCGCGAGGCGCTGCGCAACCGCGATCGCGACCGGGATTCCCGCTAA
- a CDS encoding ATP phosphoribosyltransferase regulatory subunit, with protein MPNWLLPESIADVLPSEARKIEELRRRMLDLFRTYGYELVMPPMLEYIESLLSGTGHDLDLKTFKLVDQLSGRTIGLRADITPQVARIDAHLLNRAGVTRLCYAGSVLHTRPSGFHVTREPLQIGAEIYGHAGLEADLEIQDLMLAALSAAGLADVRLDLCHVGVLAALLDQAPVAPDVQDALFGALASKDVPALQAVTAGLPAAQRDAINLLPSLYGGADVLARARAQLPQLPAIGRALDDLATLAEHVGGAAVNIDLADLRGYHYHSGVMFAAYVAGVPNAVARGGRYDKIGEAFGRARPATGFSLDLREVAGISPMEARAAAIHAPWSADAGLREAIAGLRATGAIVIQSLPGHPEDLEEFAYDRQLVEEGGRWVVKPRKASA; from the coding sequence ATGCCGAACTGGCTGCTGCCTGAATCCATTGCCGACGTGCTGCCTTCCGAGGCGCGCAAGATCGAGGAGCTGCGCCGTCGCATGCTCGACCTGTTCCGCACCTACGGCTATGAGCTGGTGATGCCGCCGATGCTGGAATACATCGAGTCGCTGCTGTCCGGCACCGGCCATGACCTGGATCTGAAGACCTTCAAGCTGGTCGATCAGTTGTCCGGCCGTACGATCGGACTGCGGGCCGATATCACGCCGCAGGTGGCCCGCATCGACGCCCACCTGCTGAACCGCGCCGGCGTGACGCGCCTCTGCTATGCCGGCTCGGTGCTGCACACGCGGCCGAGCGGTTTTCACGTCACGCGGGAGCCGCTGCAAATCGGGGCCGAGATCTATGGCCACGCGGGCCTGGAGGCCGACCTGGAGATCCAGGACCTGATGCTGGCCGCACTGTCGGCTGCCGGGCTGGCGGATGTGCGACTGGACCTGTGCCACGTTGGCGTGCTGGCCGCATTGCTGGACCAGGCGCCCGTCGCGCCGGATGTCCAGGATGCGCTTTTCGGGGCGCTGGCCTCCAAGGATGTGCCGGCGCTGCAGGCGGTGACCGCCGGCCTGCCGGCTGCGCAGCGCGATGCCATCAACCTGCTGCCGTCGCTGTACGGGGGCGCGGATGTGTTGGCGCGGGCGCGGGCTCAACTGCCGCAGTTGCCGGCGATCGGCCGTGCGCTGGATGACCTGGCCACGCTGGCCGAGCACGTCGGTGGCGCCGCCGTCAATATCGACCTGGCCGACCTGCGCGGCTACCATTACCACAGCGGTGTCATGTTCGCCGCGTACGTGGCGGGCGTGCCCAATGCGGTCGCGCGCGGTGGTCGCTACGACAAGATCGGCGAGGCCTTTGGTCGGGCGCGCCCGGCGACGGGTTTTTCGCTGGATTTGCGCGAGGTTGCGGGCATTTCGCCGATGGAGGCGCGCGCCGCGGCGATCCACGCGCCGTGGTCGGCGGATGCCGGCCTGCGCGAGGCGATCGCCGGCCTGCGCGCGACCGGAGCGATCGTGATCCAGTCGCTGCCGGGTCATCCGGAAGACCTGGAGGAGTTCGCCTACGACCGCCAACTGGTGGAAGAGGGCGGGCGCTGGGTCGTCAAGCCGCGCAAGGCATCGGCCTGA
- the rlmB gene encoding 23S rRNA (guanosine(2251)-2'-O)-methyltransferase RlmB: protein MSKSKLLIGFHAVTARLRHDAQSIDEIYFEANRRDRRMQDFLKAAEAAGVRLIPADNERLRGIAGTDRHQGVVAKAEALSLALNLDELLDGIDGPPLLLVLDGVTDPHNLGACLRVADAAGAHAVIAPKDRSVGINATVAKVASGAAETVPYITVTNLARTLRELQQRGVWVIGTADEAEQNLYQADFKGPIALVMGAEGEGMRRLTRETCDTLVSIPMAGSVESLNVSVASGVCLFEAVRQRAAVPAQ, encoded by the coding sequence ATGTCCAAGTCCAAGCTCCTGATCGGCTTTCATGCCGTTACCGCCCGGCTGCGCCATGACGCGCAGTCGATCGACGAAATCTACTTCGAGGCCAACCGCCGCGACCGCCGCATGCAGGATTTCCTGAAAGCGGCGGAAGCCGCAGGCGTGCGCCTGATCCCGGCCGACAACGAGCGGCTGCGCGGCATCGCCGGCACCGACCGCCACCAGGGCGTGGTGGCCAAGGCCGAGGCGCTGTCGCTGGCGCTCAACCTCGATGAACTGCTCGACGGTATCGACGGCCCGCCGCTGTTGCTGGTGCTCGACGGCGTGACCGACCCGCACAACCTGGGCGCTTGCCTGCGCGTGGCCGATGCGGCCGGCGCGCATGCGGTGATCGCGCCGAAGGACCGCAGCGTCGGCATCAATGCCACCGTCGCCAAGGTGGCGAGCGGCGCGGCAGAGACCGTGCCCTATATCACCGTGACCAACCTGGCGCGCACGCTGCGTGAGTTGCAGCAGCGCGGCGTCTGGGTGATCGGCACCGCGGACGAGGCCGAGCAGAATCTCTATCAGGCCGACTTCAAGGGGCCCATCGCGCTGGTGATGGGCGCCGAGGGAGAGGGAATGCGCCGTCTGACGCGCGAGACCTGCGACACGCTGGTCAGCATCCCCATGGCGGGCAGCGTGGAAAGCCTGAACGTGTCGGTGGCCAGCGGCGTATGCCTGTTCGAGGCGGTGCGCCAGCGCGCCGCCGTGCCTGCCCAGTGA
- the hflC gene encoding protease modulator HflC codes for MNRLISALVALVIALAALSSVVFVVDQRQYAVVFAFGEIKQVIKEPGLHFKLPPPLQNVIFMDKRLMTIDVAGADRFITAEKKNLLVDWFVKWRIADPRLFYVSFKGDNRLAQDSMTQKINSIARDEFARRTVSDVVSTDREAVMQSILKGVQEYGKSVGVDIIDVRLKRVDLLASVTESVYRRMEAERKRVANELRSTGAAEGEKIRADADRQREVVLADAYREAQKLKGEGDARAADIYADAFGRDPQFAAFWRSMEAYRASFRDRKDVMVLQPNSDFFKFMRSPNGGGQAAAPAAQAGRHR; via the coding sequence ATGAATCGTCTGATTTCCGCCCTCGTGGCGCTGGTGATCGCCTTGGCGGCCTTGTCGTCGGTGGTGTTCGTGGTGGACCAGCGGCAGTACGCCGTGGTGTTTGCCTTTGGTGAGATCAAGCAGGTCATCAAGGAGCCGGGGCTGCACTTCAAGCTGCCGCCGCCGCTGCAGAACGTGATCTTCATGGACAAGCGCCTGATGACCATCGACGTGGCCGGCGCCGACCGCTTCATCACGGCCGAGAAGAAAAACCTGCTGGTCGATTGGTTCGTCAAATGGCGGATTGCCGATCCGCGCCTGTTCTACGTGAGCTTCAAGGGCGATAACCGTCTCGCGCAGGACAGCATGACGCAGAAGATCAACTCGATCGCCCGCGACGAATTCGCGCGCCGTACCGTCTCCGACGTGGTCTCGACCGACCGCGAGGCGGTGATGCAGAGCATCCTCAAGGGCGTGCAGGAATACGGCAAGTCGGTTGGCGTCGACATCATCGACGTGCGTCTCAAGCGCGTCGATCTGCTGGCCAGCGTGACCGAGTCGGTCTATCGCCGCATGGAGGCCGAGCGCAAGCGCGTGGCCAACGAACTGCGCTCGACCGGCGCCGCCGAAGGCGAGAAGATCCGCGCCGACGCCGATCGCCAGCGCGAGGTGGTGCTGGCCGACGCCTACCGCGAAGCGCAGAAACTCAAGGGCGAGGGCGATGCCCGCGCCGCCGATATTTACGCCGATGCATTCGGCCGCGATCCGCAGTTTGCCGCGTTCTGGCGCAGCATGGAGGCGTATCGCGCGTCGTTCCGCGACCGCAAGGATGTGATGGTGCTGCAGCCCAATAGCGATTTCTTCAAGTTCATGCGCAGCCCGAACGGTGGCGGCCAGGCCGCGGCACCGGCCGCCCAGGCGGGGCGCCATCGCTAG